Proteins found in one Zea mays cultivar B73 chromosome 1, Zm-B73-REFERENCE-NAM-5.0, whole genome shotgun sequence genomic segment:
- the LOC100382392 gene encoding cold shock protein-1 precursor, translating into MAARHHAPHLLAMLMLSAAGFFSVASAARDLDAANPLAVAVAAPAAGRNNDNNNPPEPNYYSYHGGYGAVPAGYGPAGVSGAGGWGAGSGGGGGYAHGGVEAPTVMCQDKGPCYGKKVACPKRCFWSYSRSGSGYGAGGGGGSCTVDCKDKCTATC; encoded by the coding sequence ATGGCCGCGCGTCACCACGCCCCGCACCTCCTCGCGATGCTCATGCTCTCGGCGGCCGGCTTCTTCTCCGTGGCCTCCGCCGCGCGCGACCTCGACGCAGCCAACCCGCTCGCGGTCGCGGTCGCGGCGCCCGCCGCTGGCCGAAACAACGACAACAACAACCCTCCCGAGCCTAACTACTACTCCTACCATGGCGGCTACGGCGCCGTCCCGGCGGGCTACGGACCTGCAGGCGTCTCTGGCGCCGGCGGGTGGGGCGCGGGCTCCGGCGGCGGTGGCGGGTACGCACACGGCGGCGTGGAAGCGCCGACGGTGATGTGCCAGGACAAGGGGCCCTGCTACGGCAAGAAGGTGGCGTGCCCCAAGCGCTGCTTCTGGTCCTACAGCCGCTCCGGCAGCGGATACGGAGCCGGAGGCGGCGGCGGGTCCTGCACCGTCGACTGCAAGGACAAGTGCACCGCCACCTGCTGA